CAACGCCACCCTCCTAGCAGCGGCCGCGCAACGGTATGCCTCCATCAAGGAGAATGAGACCATGATCGTCAAGTCCATGCAGAAGGTCCTCCTTATGCTAGGATTCGGTCGACCCATGTCGGCCATTCTTACCGCCGGCACTATGGCCGCGGCGAGCACGAGCTCGTCGGCTATTCGCCCTCCACGGGCGGGGTCGCCGCGCTCGTCAAGGACGCTGCAGATGGCGGTACTCCAACTCCCACACGAGCCTGCAGCAACCCGCCCCTCCACCTCGCCAGGTTGCTCGGCGAAAGTGAGCATGGTCGCGCCGCCCACCCCCTTCCCGCGATCATTGACCTCAACGCCACACCTATGTCCGGCGCCGGCCAGTCGTCCACCGAGATGCAAAAGAAGCGGCCTAAGGTGATTCCAACGACCAACCTACCACTCGCTCGCAACCTGTTCGATGAAACATCAGCCCAAGATGACCGGGCCTACTACCAGGATTTCATGGAGCATATCATCTTCGAGGATGGTGCCGGTGGCGAAGGCTACAATGGTGAGGAGACCCAAAGCCAAGACGGTTGCGACCGCATCAATGGTGGCCAAGATGTAGATGACATGGTCGGCCACCAGGAAGAGGCCGATGGCCAGGGCGAGCAATGGCAACAAGAAGTGTTCTCGGATTTGAAAAAactgttcatgatttaaaaaaatgaATTTGAAATCTTTATTGGATTAAAAAAAATCACAggtttaaaaagtgttctcaggtttcacaaaatgttcaccaatttaaataaatattcatgatttctaaaaaaagttcatgaatttaaaacaaAACGTCTattcaaaaaagttcaccaattcaaaaaatgatcatgaatttgaaaaaagtgttcttgaatttcagaaaatgttcaccaATTTTAGAGAATGATCACGAAAAATAtgtttgaattttaaaaaatgttctaccATTAATAATtgttcataattttgaaaaaaatgaatttaGAAAAATATTTAACGGTTTTAAAAATGTTCCCGGATTTCAGAAAATATTCATGAGtttgaaaataaaaaatataaaaaggaaaaaaatggaaATTTAATAGAAAAGAGAAAACGAAAATGGAAAAAAAAGGAAAGTACgaaaatgaaaaaacagaaaaagagaagaagaagtgGGACTGGTTGGACTGGTGCAAATATACGTAGTTGGGATCCCACCTCCGGCCATGGCCTTGATCCCGTTTCCCCGATGATGGATTTATGCCCCCTACATGCCACCCCGCTCACCATCAGCCAAAATCTAGATGTATCTTTGATCCTCTGCCGGACCTCACTCCCATTGTGAGGTTTGAATTTTAGGTCCGATTTTTCAAAATTCGATTTGGTTCTTTGATCTCATTCCCTAGGTTTGCAATTGCCACCTTTATTTCCTTTCACACCGTTTTAAGAAGACCTTCACATGAGTTTATTTTTCATGAGTATATCCGAATCGGTCGATCGAGGTCAGAGAGCCAAATGGGCCAAGTACAGACTTGTCAGAGCTCCTCATGACCAATTGGTCGTCGTGGTAGCGCCGACCACCATCGTtctggaggacgaggaggaggagaagatggtggATGTTGTGGTGGAGCCTGAGGATGCTCGCAATGGCGAAGCGGTGGATATGGTGGTCAGGGCGTTGGAGCCAGGTGACCGTACACTGCCCATGGAGGTGGACTATTACAAGCCTCAAGGCTACCGCGCCCCAAGCGCCTCCAGGCTCGCTGCGGCTAGGATGTAGTGCTTCTTGGGATGGGTTTGAATGGATGTAAGCTCGATGTACCCCTCCCTCCTAATGAAAATTGTACTCAATCCCATTCAAACTGCCCAAATCCCTAGTCGAATATGCCTAAACCGATTGCCCAATCGAGCCCGGAAGATAGAGTAGATGCCTACTGCGCGATGCGTAAATTGGATGTGGACATGGTATAAATCGATTCCATCGGGACAGAGGGCTTATCGCCATTGCCGAGCGCCTGTCGGTGAGGTGGTGAAGCTAGTGATCGACGTTGGTGCTCGCCATCCAGCTCTTCGCTCGGATGCTCGCCACCGCTGCTCGCTGTCCagatcgcccgccgccgccggtgtgagagtggagagagagagagaggtgagagaAGGGTGAGGGTAGTTATGACGGCGCTTTTGAAAACAACACAACGTCTCGAGTGTGGCTCCATCTGTGCAGCCTCCAACGCACACATACCTTTAGTTGCATCGCCCTGGCCTGGTTGTGAAAAAAGGCCGATTCAAGCGTTCCTACTCAGCCAGGCCTGAAGATGCTTTAAACATCGTGTGGGCTAAAATTTAGGTGCAAGACAGGCAACAAACGAGCCAAAAGAAAAATGCAACACGCCGGGCAGGTTGGACCTACATATGCATGCCACTAAACCCATCCTACAATATCATGGTGAGTGCCCAGCCAAACATGGCGGCCTACTaagagaaatatactccctccgttcctaaatataaatctttttagacaattcaaatggaatacaacatacgaatgcatgtagacatgttttaaagtgtagattcacttattttgctccgtatgtagtcacttaatgaaatctctagaaagacttatatttgagaacggagggagtagtagcgaAATGCCTAGCCAGGTAATGAGCTTCAAAATTGCCCCGTCTCCTTTCAAACCTAAATTGACATGATACTGCATCAAAAGAATCATGTGAGCTTTGCAGGGAAAAAAACACACGTGTGAAAACTCTTCCGGGCAAATCAGGCATCGACATTCGTAGCCGTCGAAAGCATTCGGTTTTTCTCCCAAATTCATCCAACCTAGCGCTTTCGGTCGCCACATTTATTGGTCCGCCGGTGGCAGGTGCAGTTCTGAACCTAAGACGCCTCCCCATGAATCGGAAGTGACCGGCAGCCCAAAGAATGAACGGTTTTCTCCTACGTTTGGTGCCGATCAGTGACAGCGTGACACTGACCGACCATGCCTGACCCAGCCACGAATAGTTAGCCACGCACGCACGGGCCGAGGACAAGGTACACCCACGCCACCATCACCATGTAAACGAGGAGCAGGAGGGGACGGGTGTAATCTAACCCGTTGGAAGATGAGTGAGGATATTGGGTTAGCTTTGATTGATTACGTTAGAACAACTCCAACGGGTCGACCTAAATCGTCCGCGCTTGTCCGTTTGAATTAAAACACACAAAATCGTCGGCCTAACGTATAGACTCATTTCCATTTTGTGTCCATTTTATGTTCGTTCGGACTCATTTTCGTCTCATATTTGGGTCAAAAGTGAACACAAAGCAAACGTTTTCGTGCCCGCCTCGTCCGTCTGTGTCTGGGCCTGACCCATGTGTGACCTGCACACCTCTCTCTCGTACTTATTTTATTCGTTGGCCCTCGAACCTCGCCGCCCCTGGTCATTGTCCCCGCACTGCTGAACGGGTCAGAGCAGGCGTCGTTGCTCTCCTCGTCGTCTCCGTCTCGATGCGTCGGAGTAGCATCTGCTCCACCAGCACGCTCGCCTCGCCGCTCCCTGTGCCGCTCTCGCCCTCGCCACCGCCTCCCCCACACCCGTCCGCCTCTGCTGGACCGGTAGCCCCCCGCGCCGCACCCAGCCGTGCCGCTCCTGTGCTCGCGCAGCTGTAGCAGAGGACAGGCGGGCTCGTCCTCGTCCGGGGCCCGTGCTCTGCCATGGCGGGCTCATGCTCCTCCCGCGCCTGTGCACCGGCGTGGGGCGTCCGTGCTTGCGCGGCCTCGCCTAGCCGCGTCATGCTCACCGTGTTGAGCCACCATGCTCGCCGCAAGCTCGGGGCTGCAGTGGAGACCGCGGGGTGGGGTGGCACCTCGCGCTCAGCTTGGAGCGGCGGTTGTGCTCCTGCAGGTTTGCGCGAGCTTGGGGCTGCGGTGGTAGCTGCGGGGTGCGGTGGCGCGAGCTGGGCGAGCAACATGGCGGAGCTGCGGGGAGGGAGCAACAGGGCGGTAGCAGCAGCGACCGTGCGTAGACGACGCTCGTGCTCCGGCGTCGTTCCTCCCTGCAAGCTCCCTACCTGCTATGTGTTTGACGAAATAGCGAGGCGAATATGTCAAGAAATATGTCCGTCCCTATTTAGCGCATCGGTGGACCCACTTAAAAAAGGGACACGAACCATTAGACGGACGATTCAAACGGACAAAAAATGACAATTAACGTCCATTTGAATCCGCCCGCTGGAGTTGCTCTTGCGCTTCCGTTCCCTCGCCACTCATCATACGTTATGTACCAACCGTTCCTTCGCCTCCGCCGTACGTGCATGATGCGGGCGCGCCACTGAACTGGCTAGCTAGCTAGATGGATCACTTCGTAGGAGAGAGACTGCGGGGTTGGTGAACCGTGTGCACGTCGATCGACTGCCCGTGGCCATGGGACAGAGCGATCGACGATGCATAGGGTCAAGAAACGGGGGACCTGGTCAATCGATCGATCGAGTAAATCAACTTTATCACATACATTCGTTGATGAGTCCCAGCCCGAGACATGCGATGCACGAGCAGTATATACTCATCCTGGTAAAATAACCAACCTGCGTTCTTAGCAGACCAGACATGTGTCTCggtgtaagagcaactctagcgaACACCGCAAAATGCCCCAGCCCGTAAAATAACCATCAAATTGCGGGTCGGGACTAGAAAATCTGCACGATCAGATCCCGCATCCCGCCCGGCCCGCAAAtttttttgcggggcgcggcaaatcttcttccccaacctctatcttcacgggctgggaggccgacccgagctgAACCCCTATCCGGCGCGAGATTTGACGGGAGGGACATTTCCGCACGACCTTTCCCGCTCCccgcaccctccgccaccattgcccccccccctccgcaagctccggctgctcctccccggctgtccctcgccgccatggacgaccccATGCTGTCCCCCGTCGCCGTCGAGGTCGCGCACGCCCCTTCCGCTtgggcggatctcgtcgccggccatgttggccccgccgccgtcgcccaagcacacgccgcgcttgcccgcaagcggcagggcaacgtggtcgtgcaggACGGGAATCCGGCTGCCCCCGCCGCGATGGCCCGCGATCTGGGCGCCAACGCCGCAGTGCGATCCCGGCCGTCGGcggagaaggccggcaaggccgcgggCGCAAAGCGGAGGAAGGTTCCGGCTTCACGGAAGCCACCTTCTTCAACCTCTCACTCCATCCCCCCgcaaggaggtgctccggcgatgccgttcaacggtgccgctctccccgcgagcgaggtgttcgatgaaatggcgGAAGGTATGCCTCTTCGGTCTTGGCGATTCCCTTTCATTTTTCGCCATTATTCTCGATAGCTCTTGACTTGTTATCGTTCgctatagcggtggttcgaacaatgcaacaaccgagttcgtgaacttgttggacacgaacgcggttgacattgatcaagcctCTTTCGAACCATTCGACTACAATGAAACGGAGGGCGACGTGGATGATCATGGTTGTGCGGACGAATTGGaggagatcgaagcggaagcgtttgagcAATCGCAAGCAAAAACTGGGAAAAAacaaagatcgaagaactacacgatcttggaagatcaagctttgatcCAAGCATTGAGTGtggtgtctcttgatgcatgcacgggtacttctcaaaccgccaagagatattggcaaaggatcaaagatcaatacttccgcattatgaaaaagtgtcccaataggactccacgcacatCTCGATTGCTTCAAGGTTGTTGGGAGAAtatcaagcctatgtgcagccgttgggcagcttgcttggagcaagtactCAATGCACCTTCAAGTGGCACCGTGGAGTCCGACTATGTGAATTTGTTTTGCCTTTGTTCAAATTATGCATCATCATATTGCATCATGGGAAATGATTGGATCACTTTGTTCACATTGTGCAGGACAAGATTGCTCAACATAGATACAAGGACATGAAAGCTTCGGAAGGCAGATTTttcaaactagagcattgttgggagttgctccaaaagtgcgagaagtggaagttgatcgacaaagaatccccaccaaagagaggctcacttacaaacatggatgaagatgaggatgatgatggcccaagaaatttgcaCAAGCCCGATGGCGATAAGAAGActaaagagaagatgaagagagagcaagaagcatcgagcttgagggagaagattgattcCATGATGCAATCAAACGAGttgatgttgttgaagtcgttggagatcaagaaagagttggccgagaagaaggcaaaagagaagcaagaaaaatggcaaatgctcaaggaagaggggctccgcaaagctgccattgaggagagaaaagCACGCGCCTTTGAAAACAAATCGATGTCAttgttgctcgccgaagagaacaagatcatgtcaatgaaccgcaatgacatggacgacgtcaccaaaacatggcatgatatggcaaggagagaaatcttgaagaggagaatggtcgcCTCGGCCGCTCCGTGTTCCAGTTCCGgtgatgttttctctgctccatatgttggcaatgtggatgattttggtgcgggagttggaacaagcgacCGAGGTGGATACGGTGGCGccgatgaacttcaagatggactcCATGGCGCGGAATGAAGATCGATccccaagatgatgccggacatgggcTCAAACCTTTGCATGCCCTTTTTTGTGCAATGAACTTCGATTTTATTTGCGCGCAAACTGTTTAtgttgtttgaatttgaacttgtttgtgaAACCCTATGTCAAATGCGAGATTTGCAGTTTTTCTGATTTGCGGGTCGTCGCGCTGGTGCCCGAATAGAACCcgcatagccgacccgtaaaaaagcatattccgcgaatatacttttttacggatccGTTTGGGGGTCTGCATCTGTACCAGCCCGCGCCGACCCGCAAAAGCGcttttgcgcgaactgcaaacgcgttttccgggccggcgggatgcggggtttgctagagttgctctaatgcGTTCCGCCACGTGAAGTTTCAAGCGTGACGACTTTATTGGACGTGGTCCGAGCAAAGCCAGCGTCATTAGTTTTTCTTTTCGGGGTAAAAAGGAGTTTATTTCATAACTATGGTGTTACAGTCAAAAGGCAAAAGTTTCTCGATACAAGAGGGTCCTTGGCCTAATCACACAGCCGTGGGACATTCCAAGCAACTTACTTGTCCAAACAATCTGCCACATCATTTTGTTCACGACGAAGTTTCTGAGGAATAAACTCCCTATCCTTCATTGTTGCCTTTATCTCTGCCACTCAATGACCATATGCGGAGCGAGAGAGACCATCAGAAAAATGAAGTTGTCAGTGCCTCCGTAGAATCAGACTGAATGATGACCGGTAGAGAGGTATGCTGGGCAGCCAGTGCTATACTCCACCTCCAAAGAGCCATTACAGCTGAAAAATATGTACCGGTAAGCTGCAAAAATGACTATGCCGTCGTGATCCCTAAGAATCATGCCCGTTGCTGCCGTACCATTCAAGAATGACTCGTTCACCGCAAGGGCCACCTTCGCCACCGGCGGTGCCGGCCACGGAGAGGGCGGCGTAGATGTAGGGGGTTTGGCGTCGACGGCCTCCATGCCTCATAGCATCTTACCCTTGAGAGTCTCCTTGGTGCTTTACTTCCGGGCATCACCAATTGATTTGTAATAGCTGTCCAATGCAAGAAGATCATCGTCACGTCCACAGGCAGGATCTCCTTATCATGGACCAAATCATTACGTAATTGCCAGACGCGACATTTAAGCATGATTACGATATCTCGAGAGACCTCCGTACAAACTAGCAAAACATTCAAAAGCCAGCGTAGTTGGTTGGCCAGTTTGGAATCTTGGAGGAGTTGTGGCACATCTAACACTTGCGATCATGAATATTGATCCGAAAAAGATTTAGGAAATTGCAACGACACATATGGTTATTCTAATGAAAAACTACAAGTGCAGAACTCATAATCTGGATTGTAGGTGTAACTTCAAAAAAAAGTAATCATGCGATGAGCTGGTTGACTGCAAATATGATTTTGGGGCCCACCTGTAATTGACTTTGCACTTGGCTTGGCTGACATTGGCTTAAGCCAGTATTTGAGCTCGGCTCATCGAGTCAACTCATTTGAGTTGTCACCTGCTTTATAGTTGACCCATACGAACGATGCCACCCCTGCAGAGAAGAAGGCGGCAATGGCCTGTCCACGATAGAGGGTGCAGAAGAACATGGAGACATGGCCTCAGGCGACAGAACAAGTTCACGAAGAGTTACTTTTTTTCATATAGTCCCAAATAAGGATCAGGTTCCAGTATTAAAGGACTAACATAACAAAAAACAACATCTTGGAGGTTCCAGTGCAAACGAACAAGTCCTAGTGAAAAGGCCTCGCAGACCGGTGCCAATAACTACTAACAACAAAAGAAAACTATAGACAACGAAGTAAAATATCGATTACATGGGGTTAAACACACCTCGGGTCACACTGGTAAGAATTACTGTTGATCGACCCCCAAAGCTCATCTTTTTTATTGCCTCCTCAATCTTCATCCATCGCTGCTTCAGCGTTCGTGTTGTTATCTTCATCTTCTCCAGATCTCCTCGCCTCGAGTCATAAAACTTGACCCTGCACTACCCCTACCGTTCATCATGCATCATTAGTGCTTCCTGTTGCAATAAGGCGGCTCCTTGCTCCATCATTGCCTGATTTTTTTTAGTATGTAAGCCCGCCTAAAAGTGCATAAACATTAGGCTTCGACGCCATCTTTGGTGAGGAGCTAAGTGTCATTGTTAGGCTTCGACACCATATCTGAAGCTGTTAACGTCGTCTGCTGGCTTGTCAGGGGAGAGGAGCTCGGTGGTTCTAGCTGAGCTCATAGATCGTCTCAAGCCGGGACAAGCGTTAGGTTTAAGTGGTGCGGTTGCGTAGACCTAACAATTGTGATCTACACCCTCTGTTCACTAATGTAGAAAACTGTCAAAATGTCCTACATTTAGTGATCAAGGTAGTATGTTTAGCACTATagtataaggctggtcatagtgggagtaacataagtagtaacatagatgccacataagaaaaaatgatgaggtggcaagtagttaatgatgagagaggcaaatagagtaacataatatgttaccatcacatagcgcttcccaatgcaaaatgagtctacaaagtaataaatgaatcCATCTATGTTACCACGCATAtaacactacccactatgaaggtataGTAACATAGTCTAATAACATactatgcatgttactagtctaaattacttccactatgaccagcctaacggATAGATAGGCCGAGAAAGAACTGTCTTTAAATTATGTGAGCTATTGTCACTCAGAGCTCTCGTGGACACAAAACGAACCCAGCATACCCAGGAAGAAAAAAAACCCCACGCGAGTGGGAATTCTTGTGCAATTGCAATATGTAATGACGTGTCCTCCCAACCGTCAGATCACGCCATGCAGGGACGACCCACTGGTAAAATCACCTTCTCTGCATGCGCCACGATTTTACTTTCGTCCACACCGTGATCCAACAATGGATGACGAGAAGCTCCCTTTTTCGCAAGAGTTAATCATGGAAAGTTGGAAACCCCCTCACCAAACTCACCTTGAGACGCCTATAAAACCCAGGCCCCCTCCGTGGAGTTGCTGCACTTGCACCGGCCGCGCACTGCACTAACCACAGAGATCGATGGCCGTCCAAGTCGTGACGTCCGAGCTGGTCGCGCCGAGCGAGGCCACCCCGCGGCGCGCGCTCTGGCTGTCCAACCTCGACCTCGGCGCCAGGAACGGCTACTCCCCGACCGTCTACTTCTTTCGAGCGCCCCATCGCGGCGACGGCAAGGCCGAGTCCTTCTTCTCGGCCGGCGTCCTCAGGGCGGGGCTGGCCAGGGCGCTGGTCCCGTTCCACCCCTTCGCCGGCCGCCTCGGCGCGGGCCGCGGCGGCCGGGCGGAGATCGACTGCAACGACCAGGGCGCGCTCTTCGTCGTCGCGCGGTCCGAGGCCGCGCTCGACGACTTCCAGGGCTTCGCGCCGTCCAAGGAGATGCGCGACATGTTCGTGCCGCCGTATGAcaacgccggcgccggcgccccgtTGCTCATGCTTCAGGTTTGCTGCATGGATCATCTTCTATTTTCGCGTGTACTACTTAATTAATCGATCATTTTCCTTACGTGCATGGCGTACTGTATTAGTGCAACTGTATGGGAGTGGGAAGATTAGAAGACTGAATAGATTCTTTGAGATGAGAGAGATGGTCAAGGTCAAGCGCACCAACCACACGGGCTCTgtctcatttcatcccggtgacgTATAAGCACCGCAGTTTGAACTCCAAACATGCCAATTCTACAAGTTGATTAGCCTGTCCTATTAATATTTCGATTACTAGTAGTGGTGGCTAACTAGCTTCACTCCTAGTAATGGTTAGCGCACCTAAACTGATTATAACAGGCGACGTGTCGGCATGAACGCAGGTCACCTTCTTCCGGTGCGGCGGCGTGGCGCTCGGCACGGCGATGCACCATTTCGTCATCGACGGCCGCAGCGCCTTCCACTTCATCCAGACGTGGGCCAGCATCGCCCGCGGGGACGCCAGCGCCACCGTGCCCCCGTCCCTCGACCGCACCCCGCTGCGCGCGCGCTCCCCGCCGGCCGTCCACTTCGACCACAGCCGCGAGTACCGCCTCACCACCCCCGCATCAACCGATCCTCCTGCCGCTGGCGGCGTCAAGCCGTCGTCGGAGTACGCCAGCGCCATCCTCCGCGTGACCGGCGCACAGGCCGCGGCGCTCCGGGCGCGCGCGGGCGCGCCCCGAGTGTCCACGTTCCGCGCGCTGGTGGCCCACGTCTGGCGCTGCGCGTGCGCGGCGCGCTCCCTGGCGCCCGACGCCGAGTCCCGCCTCTACACCATGATCGACATGCGCGCCCGCCTCTCTCCGCCGCTCCTGGACGCCTACTTCGGCAACGCGGTGGTGCGCACGTCGGTGTCCGCGAGGGTGGGCGACCTGCTGTCCGGCCCGCTCGGGTTCGGGGCGCGGCGGCTCCgcgcggcgacggggcagggcgaCGAGTACGCGCGGTCGGTGGTGGACTACCTGGAGACGGCGGACATGGGGGCGCTGCCGAGGAGCGGGCTGCCGGGGACGGACCTGCGGGTGATCAGCTGGATGGGGATGCCGTCGCACGACGCCGACTTCGGGTGGGGCGAGCCGGCGTTCCTGGCGCCGGCGCTCATGTTCTACCCGGGGTTCGTGTACCTGATGAGCTGCCCGGGCAAGGGCGGCGACGTGGCGGTGGCCGTCTCGCTGGAGCCGGATCGCATGGCGAGGTTCAAGGAGCTCTTCTCCGAGGAGATGGCCGCCATGGAGTGAGACTCACCGTAGCCATGATCGTGCTACGTCCACGTGATACGTGTAATGTGGAACGTGCACGTGAGAGTATATAGTACTAATAACTGGCAGAACTGGATGGGGGGTGTATGAGCATGGCTACCGTTCTACGTATACACTTCTGCTTGTACCCTTGAACTGAAGCAGAATTATGCCTTTTTCAGACGAACTTCATACACAAATACTACTCGTGTATAATCAGAATTTCATGCGAAAAAGGATCAAAATTACTCAAATACTACATGCAAAAGAACTGCCAGACCATGTgatccatttttatttttattaaaaaaattgagagaaaacgTGATCCGAATTTGAGTAAGCAACGGGCCGGGGACTGGGCCCCACAGACGCAGCGCACTGGGCGGGCGGGCCCAATCAACGGAGGGGCAGTCGCGCTGCGAGTTCGCAACCAATCTCGCGAACCAACGCGCTATCGGAGGGCGAGTCCGTCTTCCCCTCGGTGCCTCCGTCCCAAAACCAAAACTTCCCTCCACTTCAAACCAAACCCTAACCAAACCTCCGCCCCGGCTGCGACATTGCATTGCAATGGAGTTCGCATACAGAGGCCGAGCAACCGCCGCGGCcgacggcgtcggcgtcggcgatgGCCGCCGCCTCCCCGATCCTCCGCCGCCGCACGGTAATGAGGCTCCGCCGGGCCCTCTCTCGTCCGGGACTG
This window of the Triticum aestivum cultivar Chinese Spring chromosome 5D, IWGSC CS RefSeq v2.1, whole genome shotgun sequence genome carries:
- the LOC123124850 gene encoding hydroxycinnamoyltransferase 4 produces the protein MAVQVVTSELVAPSEATPRRALWLSNLDLGARNGYSPTVYFFRAPHRGDGKAESFFSAGVLRAGLARALVPFHPFAGRLGAGRGGRAEIDCNDQGALFVVARSEAALDDFQGFAPSKEMRDMFVPPYDNAGAGAPLLMLQVTFFRCGGVALGTAMHHFVIDGRSAFHFIQTWASIARGDASATVPPSLDRTPLRARSPPAVHFDHSREYRLTTPASTDPPAAGGVKPSSEYASAILRVTGAQAAALRARAGAPRVSTFRALVAHVWRCACAARSLAPDAESRLYTMIDMRARLSPPLLDAYFGNAVVRTSVSARVGDLLSGPLGFGARRLRAATGQGDEYARSVVDYLETADMGALPRSGLPGTDLRVISWMGMPSHDADFGWGEPAFLAPALMFYPGFVYLMSCPGKGGDVAVAVSLEPDRMARFKELFSEEMAAME